The DNA region GACTGTTCATCAGTCACCGAATGAAACGCCGAGTTTCTTTGCAGTCTGTACGATCTGTCCTTCAGGATCAACAAACTTTGTAAGTCCGGCAATGTCTTCAAGCTTATTTGCTGTTACAACGGAATTTACCATTGCCACAGTCTTTCCGTAGTCTTCATTCTTGATAAGCTCTGCTGCATGAACGCCGAACTTTGTTGCAAGTATTCTGTCGTATGCTGACGGTGAGCCGCCGCGAAGCATATGTCCCGGAACGCACACTCTTGATTCAATGCCGGTAGCCGCCTGGATCTGAGCTGCTATTCTTGAAGTAGCCGTAAGGATACCTGCTTCTGATCTTTTCTTTGCTCTTTCCTTTTTCTTCATTTTGGCTTCTTCAACGTCGAAAGCGCCTTCAGCAACCGCAACGATGGAGAATCCCTTGCCTGATTCAGCACGCTTTGTCAGCGACTCGGCAACCTTGGTGATGTCGTAAGGAATCTCAGGAATGAGAATAACATCCGCACCGCCGGCAATACCTGCATTTACTGTAAGCCAGCCCGCCTTGTTGCCCATGATCTCACAGAAAAGAATTCGTGAATGGCTTGCAGCTGTTGTGTGAAGCCTGTCAATTGCATCAGTTGCTATGTCAACTGCAGTATGGAAGCCGAATGTTACGTCTGTTCCGTAAATGTCGTTGTCAATAGTCTTTGGAAGACCGATTATGTTCAGTCCCTCATCGGCAAGAAGCTTGGATGTCTTGTGAGTTCCGTTGCCGCCGAGAGTAAGAAGACAGTCAAGTTTCAGCTTCTTGTATGTCTGCTTCATATTCTTTACTTTGTCAACATTATCCTCGCCTATTACAGTCATCATCTTGAACGGCTGTCTTTTTGTGCCGAGAATAGTTCCCCCCTGAGTAAGGATACCGGAAAACTCTGAAGCATCCATTTCCCTGGCTATATTGTTTATAAGTCCGTAATATCCGTTCTGGATGCCGACTATCTGGACATTCTCCTCACCGAAAGACTCGAAGCATGCTTTTGCAACGCCTCTGATAGTTGCGTTAAGTCCAGGACAGTCTCCGCCGCTGGTAAGTATACCAATTCTTCTCTTCATACTTTACATCCCCATTCTGCTGCTGTGCAGCCTGTTTTATAAACTGTTATATTTCGAAAATGCCGCTTATTTCTGCAGCATACTTCTTCTTAAATAATCAGTGAGCTCTTCGGCACACATCGGTTTTTCAAACAGGAATCCCTGAATAAAGTCACAGCCAAGTTCCTTTAATATCTCTAACTGCCCCGGAGTTTCAACACCTTCAGCTATTGTGTTTATCCTCTTGGATTTTGCTATCTTGATAATAGCAGAAACTATTTCACGGGCAACGTTGTCATCTTCAATAAGTGTAATGAAAGACTTGTCGAGCTTAAGCAGAGTAATCGGCATTTTCTGGATATAACTCAGTGATGAGTAGCCGGTACCGAAATCGTCCATCGCAAGTTTAAGTCCGATGTCACGAAGTTCCTGCATCTGTGAAACCGCGAAATCAATATCCTTCATTGCAAGTGATTCAGTAAGCTCGATCTCAAGCCATTCCGGAGCAAGCCCTGTTTCCATAAGCTTTTCCTGAATAAACTGCTTTACGTCTTTCTGGTAGAAATCCTCTGAAGTGAGGTTGATGGACATTACGATCGGAGGAAAGCCCATGTTCTGCCATGCCTTGTTCTGACGGCAGGCTTCATCCATGACGTATTCACCGATCTTGGTTATAAGATGTGAATTTTCTGCTATCGGCACAAAATGCTTCGGGGCGATAACTGTACCGTCCGGTTTTATCCATCTGATAAGTGCCTCAACGCCCATGACCTTTCCGGTCTTTACTGATATTTTCGGCTGATAGTAGAGTGTGAGCTCACCTGATTCGATGGCTTCCGCCAGCGATCTTTCGAGAGCCGCCGTATTGAGTATGCTGTCATGTACTCTTGTGTCAAACATTACAAGCGAACGTTTCTTGTCACCTGTCGAAAGTGCAAATTCTGCCCTCTCGAAAACCGTGATGAAATCCTCGCCGTCGGCCGGCATTCTTGAATAACCTGCCGAGCATGAGATGTTCTGCTTGAAGTCGTGTTCCCTGCCGATCGATGCGATCTCCTCCTGGATCTCCTGTGCAATGAAGATCGGAGCATTTGGATCACCGTAGTCCTGAACGATAAGTGCGAAGTTATCGCCTCCGACACGGGCAGCGAATCCGTTTTTGCCTTTCTTTTTGTAAAGAATATCTGAAAATTCCTTAAGCATCTGATTGCCCTTGGCGTAGCCGCAGGTATCGTTAATGATATGGAAATTGTCAATGTCAAAAACTATGACCCAGTATGAAAGTTCAAGTATCTTGCAGCATTCGTAGATCTCAGCTCCGTTGATAACGAGCTTGTTTCTGTTGTAGATGCCGGTCACCTCATCAATGTAGGCCATACGCTCGATAAGATAATCCTTTTCCTTGTCCTTTGAAATGTCAATTATCGCGCCGCCTATTACCGGCATGCCGAACTGACCGTTAGGTGAATTTCTGTAACGGAAAGCGTACCATCTGTACTTGCCGTCGAAGGAACGGATCCTGAGGTCCATACTGTTGGAGTGATCGATGCGAAGGGTATTTGCGCGTGCGGATTTAAGATATGATAAGAACATCATACGGTCATCCTTGTGAATGAGCTCAACAAAGTCATCCACCTTTATGAGATCGCTTTTTATTCCGAGCATATCCATGAGTTCTTTGGAAATATTGAAGAACTCATCACAGTGCTCGTTTATGATTATGCCGATCTCGGCAAGATTCATTGCCAGCGAATAATGCTTTTCCTTGGCTGCAAGAAGATTGTTTGTTTTATTGAGCTGCTGTCTGATGACCTTGTTCTCGGTTATGTCAAATCCGATAGAGATGATCATTCTGTCAGTATCGTCATTTCCGAAAATAAGAACTGAACTTGACCAGCTTACATAAAGTATCCCGTAACGTGAATCGAGCGGAAATTCCTTTACTCCCGAAAGCATCATGCCGCTTTTTCCGTAATTGACAAACCCCTGTGGGAAAAGCACCGGAAGAATATCCTGACTCTGCCACTCAAGGACTTCAGGCTTGAGCGCTTCCTTGAGCTTGTTGTTCATGAGAAACATATTTCCGTCCTCGGACCAGATGACAACATATGAATTGATGGCGTTCATAAGGGATACTATTCGCTTTTTATTAAGATTGGTCTCGTCATACCTCTGGACGTTGATTCTGTAACGGCTGTAAAGAATAGCAGCAGCAGTGAAAATTGTATATAATAGTAAGATAAACTTTGCACTTTTCTCATTCAGAAACGAAAGTGCAACCAGAAGTGCAGATAATATAAGGTACAGTACCTCAAATAACATAAGTCCCAAGTTACGATCATTCTCCCCGACGTGCCTGACCGTATCAGCGGCAGACACTCTAATTTTGTATACTACTGAGTTAATTATAACAAAAAACGATATTCATTGTCAATGAATTCGTGTATATTTCAGTGTTATTATATTTATTTTCCTGCAGATTTCACATTCTATTCACATTTATGATGTATCATAATAAAACAGAACGGGAAAATCAGAAAACGCTGATCTGCAGATAAATCATTGTTTTCAGAACGCATGACAGAAGGTGTTTTTTGCCATAAGCAACAGGAGGTAAATCAATGAGCCGAATACTTATTGTAGACGACGAAGTAAACATCAGAAATGTAGTAAAGGAATACGCAGAATTTGAAGGATATGAGGTGGCAGAAGCCGAAGACGGCATGCAGGCTGTCGAAATGGTAAAGAATAACGACTTTGATATAATAGTTATGGACGTTATGATGCCGAAACTCGACGGCTATTCCGCATGCAAGGAAATCAGAAAGATAAAGAACATACCTGTTATCATGCTTTCCGCACGCGGTGAGGAATACGACAAACTCTTCGGTTTCGAAATAGGCATAGACGATTACGTGGTAAAGCCTTTCTCACCTAAGGAACTGATGGCCAGAATAAAGGTAGTTATCAAGAGAAACTCTGTTCCGGCTGAAACAGCTTCGGAAAGAATGAAATTCGAAGGTCTCGAGATCGACATGGCAGGACGTGAGGTATATGTAAACGGACAGAAAGCGTCAATGACGCCAAAGGAATACGATCTGCTGTTTTTCCTTGTAAAAAACAGAAACCTTGCAATGTCGCGTGACAAACTGCTGGAAAGTGTATGGGGCTATGATTTCTTCGGAGATGACAGAACAGTTGATACACACATCAAAATGCTCAGAAACAGCCTCGGCGAGTACAGAAAATTCATAATCACACTCCGTGGAATGGGGTATAAATTTGAAGCTGAGTGATATTAAATCCAGAATTGAAAAATGCCGCAGCAACGGATTTACCATCAGGAACCATATCCTGATGAGCTATCTTCTGCTGGTGGGGCTTTCACTTGCACTGCTCTGGGGCACACAGATACTTTTTCTGAACAGATTTTATGAAAACGAACGTATAAATATCGCTGAAAAAGCCGCAGACACCATGACTGAACAATTCAGCCAGTCTGAAAAGCTCACTCCGGACAATATCAGCGACCTGACAGACATATACGACGAAATAGCATCATCAAACGAGCTTTCCTACATGCTCGTCGACCGTGACTACAGGATCATTCATGAGAACAGCAAGGGCATTGCACATCAGTTCTCAAGAAACGAGATCGATTTTCTTCAGACCAGCGCCAATCTGAAGGGCGGAAAATACACCACAAGTGCCGAAGGCACTGCACAGGACACCAAGGTGGTGATCATCTGCCGCATTCTTAAAAATGATAATACGGACCAGGGGTGCTACCTTATAGTAAACACACTTATAACCCCGGTCAAGACTACCATTTATATGCTGAGGAAAACGACATATCTTGTTACTATCCTTATGATACTGATATCAGTTATCGCAGCACTTATAATGTCAAAATCACTTGCAAAGCCGATACAGAACATAACGGAATCGGCTGACAAGCTTGCAAAGGGTGAATACAAAACAGAATTCAGGGGCGGAAAGTTTGCCGAAACAAAACAGCTTGCCAGAACCCTTAACTACGCTTCATCGGAAATCTCAAAGATAGACGAGCTTCAGCGCGACCTTATTGCTAACGTTTCACATGATCTGCGCACCCCGCTTACCATGATAAAGGCATATGCCGAAATGATCCGTGATCTTTCGGGTGACAGAAAAGAAAAGCGTGAGGAGCACCTTGCGATAATAATAAAGGAAACAGACAGACTTGCACAGCTCGTCAATGACATTCTTGACCTTTCAAAGCTTGAAAACGGCAGACAGCCGCTGAACATTTCGAGCTTTGACATAAGCTCAAAACTTCATGACATAATGGAGCGCTACAAGGAATTCACAATGGCAAACGGCTACACGATACACTGTGAAGATCATCCTCCGGTCATTGTAAAATGCGACATCGGCAAAATAGAGCAGGTAATATACAATCTTGTGAACAACGCAATAAACTACACAGGTGAAGACAAACAGATATACGTTTCAATGGAAACCGAAGACGAATTTGTAAAGATCTCGATAAAGGATACGGGCAAGGGAATTTCCGAAGACAACCTGCACCAGATCTTCGAAAAATACTACCGTGCCGAAAAGACGAAACGTGAAGTAGTAGGTACCGGACTTGGTCTTTCAATAGTACGTGCAGTACTCAAAGCTCACAATTTCCCGTTCGGAGTTCAGAGCACACCAGGCAAAGGAACCACTTTCTGGTTCAAAATCAGAAGAGACAAAGAGTCAATTTGCATTTAAATAGACGTTTTATACAAATCAGCGCCGGAAAACCTCCGGCGCTTGTTGATAATTTACATGTTTCTATTACTTAATAGCCTGAATTGATTTTCACACAATTTTCACAATACTATCATAATCTGCACACATAGACCGATTATAATATAACCATACTCGACGAGGGAAAACAAAACAGAATCCCATAAGTCAGATAACAAATTCGGAAGGTCGGGTATATAAATTACGGTATTTTACGTTTACACCAACGTAGAATATAAATCCCCAATAATCCCTATATCATAACCAGGAACGCCCCTTGCTTGCAAGGGGTGTTTCTGGTTAACTACGCATCAGACAAAACACGGTATGGTTCCCGTATCACTCCCCGCAGACCGTACCTTATAATGATCACAAATTACCGCTTTCCTGTAAAGCGGTTTTTCTGTGCAAAAATATTTCATTAAAACTATTGTAACTCAGATTATAAAATGTTATAATTATAGAAGTCGGTTTTGTACGGGAAACTTTCTTCAGAAAACCGGCCGAGAACAACAGAACAATCTAAGGAGGAATACTATTTGCCTGAAAATAGAAATACCCGTTCACTGATAAAACCGGTAATGTCACTTATCAGTCTCGGTTACGCAGGGCTCATGGGCTTTCTTGCATTTGCCTCACTTTACTACGACGTACAGATCGTAAGCAAACCTGCATTCGTTGCTCTGGAGATAATACTTGCAGTAATATTCGGCGGAGCGATGATATATACCAGAAAGCAGATACTTACTTCAATAGCCGGTCTGTTCGGACTTCTTTTCTATCTTCCGATAGTTGTACTTTACTACAGTCCGGACAATCTGATAATGCTGGTACCGCTCGGAATACTTGCCGTGCTGCTGTTTTTCTGCAGCGGAGCCGGAGAAGGGATCAAAACGATACTCGGCACGATCTATCTTCTTCTGTATGTAATAGGTATACTTGCCTATTATCTTTACGTTTCCATTTTCGCCGGAAACACGATCGACGTAGTTACATTCCACTCAACTTCACCTTCTCAGTCTTACA from Ruminococcus sp. HUN007 includes:
- a CDS encoding ATP-dependent 6-phosphofructokinase; this translates as MKRRIGILTSGGDCPGLNATIRGVAKACFESFGEENVQIVGIQNGYYGLINNIAREMDASEFSGILTQGGTILGTKRQPFKMMTVIGEDNVDKVKNMKQTYKKLKLDCLLTLGGNGTHKTSKLLADEGLNIIGLPKTIDNDIYGTDVTFGFHTAVDIATDAIDRLHTTAASHSRILFCEIMGNKAGWLTVNAGIAGGADVILIPEIPYDITKVAESLTKRAESGKGFSIVAVAEGAFDVEEAKMKKKERAKKRSEAGILTATSRIAAQIQAATGIESRVCVPGHMLRGGSPSAYDRILATKFGVHAAELIKNEDYGKTVAMVNSVVTANKLEDIAGLTKFVDPEGQIVQTAKKLGVSFGD
- a CDS encoding bifunctional diguanylate cyclase/phosphodiesterase — its product is MLFEVLYLILSALLVALSFLNEKSAKFILLLYTIFTAAAILYSRYRINVQRYDETNLNKKRIVSLMNAINSYVVIWSEDGNMFLMNNKLKEALKPEVLEWQSQDILPVLFPQGFVNYGKSGMMLSGVKEFPLDSRYGILYVSWSSSVLIFGNDDTDRMIISIGFDITENKVIRQQLNKTNNLLAAKEKHYSLAMNLAEIGIIINEHCDEFFNISKELMDMLGIKSDLIKVDDFVELIHKDDRMMFLSYLKSARANTLRIDHSNSMDLRIRSFDGKYRWYAFRYRNSPNGQFGMPVIGGAIIDISKDKEKDYLIERMAYIDEVTGIYNRNKLVINGAEIYECCKILELSYWVIVFDIDNFHIINDTCGYAKGNQMLKEFSDILYKKKGKNGFAARVGGDNFALIVQDYGDPNAPIFIAQEIQEEIASIGREHDFKQNISCSAGYSRMPADGEDFITVFERAEFALSTGDKKRSLVMFDTRVHDSILNTAALERSLAEAIESGELTLYYQPKISVKTGKVMGVEALIRWIKPDGTVIAPKHFVPIAENSHLITKIGEYVMDEACRQNKAWQNMGFPPIVMSINLTSEDFYQKDVKQFIQEKLMETGLAPEWLEIELTESLAMKDIDFAVSQMQELRDIGLKLAMDDFGTGYSSLSYIQKMPITLLKLDKSFITLIEDDNVAREIVSAIIKIAKSKRINTIAEGVETPGQLEILKELGCDFIQGFLFEKPMCAEELTDYLRRSMLQK
- a CDS encoding response regulator transcription factor, with the translated sequence MSRILIVDDEVNIRNVVKEYAEFEGYEVAEAEDGMQAVEMVKNNDFDIIVMDVMMPKLDGYSACKEIRKIKNIPVIMLSARGEEYDKLFGFEIGIDDYVVKPFSPKELMARIKVVIKRNSVPAETASERMKFEGLEIDMAGREVYVNGQKASMTPKEYDLLFFLVKNRNLAMSRDKLLESVWGYDFFGDDRTVDTHIKMLRNSLGEYRKFIITLRGMGYKFEAE
- a CDS encoding HAMP domain-containing sensor histidine kinase encodes the protein MSYLLLVGLSLALLWGTQILFLNRFYENERINIAEKAADTMTEQFSQSEKLTPDNISDLTDIYDEIASSNELSYMLVDRDYRIIHENSKGIAHQFSRNEIDFLQTSANLKGGKYTTSAEGTAQDTKVVIICRILKNDNTDQGCYLIVNTLITPVKTTIYMLRKTTYLVTILMILISVIAALIMSKSLAKPIQNITESADKLAKGEYKTEFRGGKFAETKQLARTLNYASSEISKIDELQRDLIANVSHDLRTPLTMIKAYAEMIRDLSGDRKEKREEHLAIIIKETDRLAQLVNDILDLSKLENGRQPLNISSFDISSKLHDIMERYKEFTMANGYTIHCEDHPPVIVKCDIGKIEQVIYNLVNNAINYTGEDKQIYVSMETEDEFVKISIKDTGKGISEDNLHQIFEKYYRAEKTKREVVGTGLGLSIVRAVLKAHNFPFGVQSTPGKGTTFWFKIRRDKESICI